Within Buteo buteo chromosome 10, bButBut1.hap1.1, whole genome shotgun sequence, the genomic segment TCAATCTTTAGTCACTTTTCAACGAAGCATTCGACGCAGAAAACGTTTAtgctgaatttccatttttatctcAGGGATGATGGGTTTTTCTCCTCACTgcaccattatttttttttttgtgatctCTGTGCCCTTCTGCCCAAACTTTATtgttgtcctcctcctcctgttgtCTACACATTGCTCCTCTTCCTACACAGCACAGGAATATCTCAACCTACTCCTAGTTCTTTCTAAGCCAGAACAGCATTAGCATTAGCATTGTGCTGGTGACAGGCAGCCAACATTCAGCGAAGCAATGCTAAGCAGCAGTAAGAGCATGTACGTATGCTATACAGAGCATTGTGGCCTTGTCTCTTCAGCCCTGGACCCAACATGCTCCATAGAGCTAATCCATTCATCTACCAGCCATAAGGACTCTACCTTTATTCCCTACATGAAGTGCTGATCGCCCTGATGGTGTGAAACGCATGCATTAATTAGATGATTGTTGATCgctttcttcctctgacagTGGCTAATGCTTGGTTATTAAGCTGTCTGCCTGAATGATCTAAGCCACTAATCTGGGCTCTTCCTCGTGTTGCTGAAGCTTGCCTTAGTTAAGACCTGTGTTGTGTTTTGTGCTAGCCAGTTCAGTCCCTTCTCCCACAGCCCTTCTTGCTGGAAAGGATCTGCTCTCCACGGCCTGAAGAACAACATTTGAATGGGATGTCAGGAGCATCTGAGTCCTGTTCCTCACATAGTCATTGACCTGCCTGGCAGTCCTCGTCTATAAAACACAAATTCTTGTCATTGTCTAATTTGCCAGTGACCTGCAGCGTTACAGCTGTACGGTGTGCTGCAACGTCTTGGGATGGGGTAATGTACAAATACTTGCACAATCCTTCCTGGCAATCCTCTTGTGCATTCCCTTGGTCTATTTGAACAGAGAGCAGGGCATTTTGAAGCTTATATTTACActtcaaaagtaaaaagcaaatgtcttcTGCTCCTCTTTCAGACTCTTGACACTCAGTAGAAGAGCTCCATTTCTTTGCCTTCATCCTATCTGCTCCATCAGTACTGATTTACTCCTTTGGCTTCAAGCAGGGCTCACTGCTCGAGTCAAATTCATGAATAAGTGTCCAATAGTTGTCTTGAAGGGCTGTGCGTCTATACCAGtacatctctgttttcttgaaTGGCCAAGCCTTTAGACTACACATTTTATGGGTTTCTTGTGCTGCTGCATCTGAAGACTTCTAACCCTGCTTCTAATTGCTGTGGGTTTTCTGTATAGCATCCCTTTGGAATCGCACTTCTCAGGTGCTCCGACCATCTTCCAGGATATTTCAGGAGGGTGACTCAGTCGGTGATGCTCTCCTGCTCATATCACACTGCAATCCAGTGCTGGTTGCCCCAGCAAAAAAGCTGTCCAGCTGGGTGGGATGAGCTTTGAAGCTGATCCTTCATGAGCCATGCTTTCTTGATAACCATCAAGTGCAGGAGGAGATTAAAGTCAACATCTAGGTCAAATACCAGCTCTGGTGGTGGCAGTCCCCATACCTAATTGCCCTCCTGCCCTTTCAATCAGATTTGTCATTGTTCCATGATAAACTTGTGGGCAGTGATTTACTACTGCACAAGTCATCTGGGCTCCCATCTCTAACCCCCGTCTGCCAGGCACAGCTGTAAATTCTGGCAGGCAGTCAAAGGCTAAGGATGAAATCTGTGGAGAGCCAGGCAGCCTCGAGTCAAGGATGACCTCTCCCGCATCCAAGGCCTCCCCTGCAAGGTCCTCCCAGGTCCAGCCTCATCACTTCCAGCTCCTCAAAGGCTGTGAGGAGGGCGTGACAGGAATATATAAAGAAGTGGAGAACAGCCAGACACtatatatttatgtatctgCTGTCTAAACTTACTTCAGGATAAAAAGGATCTGCTTGACGtgagagcaggaggcagagcatATGGAAACCTCCTGGTCCCAGGAGggacctgctgcagctgctctctGGGGCAGGGCTGAAGCAAACACCTTTCTCACCTCGTCAATCATGATGTCCCCTTCTTTTAGCAGGTATTATATTTTGCAGGTATTATATTTGCCACACAAAGCTGCTATTTCTGCAAGTGATCCTCTGTcagtgctggggctctgggGCTGTTTTagaggaaaggggaggaggCGGAAAAGACAAGGACAGAGAAAGGGGAGCAAGACGTCTGCGGGGACACACAGCAGAGACTGTATAGTTATTTCACATTAAATGTCCTAGGAGCTGATGATATATAAAATGACATACATCTCGGGGaactgctgctttctccctttgtactttcttctttctgaaaccTGTCAGCCTGCTGTTAtgtcctctccttttcctcctgcaaagACTCCCTGCTCTTTTCTCAAGTCCTCCACTTGCTCCCACACAGGCCCTGTGAATTTTATAGACATTAAGGCGGGCAcaggttttgaaaattttttgcTAGATTTCAGGAAGGGGAGCAGCCCTAAACCATCTCTCTCATTCACCATATTTATCTATCCACGGAGAGGCTCAAAGCAGCCACGGGCAGCGTGACCCTGACAGGTAccctgctgctggagatgcCTTTGGcactctctgctctgcaggcttCTCCAGGGCTAATGTCATGTTATTGAACCCACAATTTGCACTAATTGCTCTGCAGTGCTCATGGACAAGAGCCCTCACTTTGCCCACAATAGCAGTCCAAAACCTTGATGATCTTCTCCTACAAGTGCATTAATTAAGAAGTGACTGGACGAGTTGGTATGATAGAGCTGTTTCTCGCCCTCCTGGGGCtgacagaagcagcaagaagTAGCTGAGACGGGACGTGCCAGTTTTACTTGCTGATCGCTATGCCCTTTGCAATGCAGACTGCTGATGGAGCAGTTAGCAGTGCAGAGCCCGTTAGTGAGGGAGCTTTGAGAAACAGAGTGGAGAGGTTTAGCCTGTAGTTTGGTCCTGTCTGGCCTAAtatcttttctgcctttccctttgAGAATCTGGGCAGTCAGACATCTCTGCTGACTTACGTGCAGCCAGAAATAGGATTGTTATTTGCTGTTCAACACCTGGGGCCATTTCTTAGGGCTTGAGGCGCAGGACctagaactgaaaaatatctcCATGTCCTAAGTTATTACTGGAAACAAGAGAAGCAGGAGTAAGATTAGGACacacaagggagaaaaagggcAGTGTTacattgctgcttctcctcGCGTACCTGGTGCGAGCAAGAAAATAAGGACAAAGCTGCAAGGGAGTTTGTGATGGATCCTGTGACATGGCCAGCCCCTGTCCCTGGTGGGCCTGTATTTGCTGTGGACATGTGAAAATGACCCGCACCAAGCATCAGACATCACCCCTTGGGCTGCGTCCCAGCTCCTGTGCACCCTGCcactggaggaaggagggaaggcagcACTGCCGAGATCTCCTACCGCAGAAAGGGGGCAGGCTGAGCCCCCAAACCACAGCATTTGCAGGAGTTCAGGTCCTACAAACCCTCATCTTTGTCTGTCTCTGCCAGACACACATGCACTTGCTCCTCTCATCCTTTCGGGGAGTCTGACCTTTCCAAGTGCATTCCTGATTCCATCAATATTTTTAGACACTTGCTTGGAAGTAGCCAGTGCTGACTCAGGAGGTTTCCAGTCATGAACTATGAATACTCAGACCCTGTAGAAAAAGACCAGGAAAAGTTAGAAACATGTTAAACatgttactggaaaaaaaaaaaataggagcCAAATTTATCCCAAGGCTAAAGGAAGGATAAAGGGCATGTGTGAAACCTTCAACTACTTCAACTCTGCTGGTGCCAttcagggaaaggaaataaaaaacaatagTAGTGTCCATAAATACACCCAGGCAGGGGTTTAAGAGGACACAGATTGCCTAATAaatttttccatatttctaATCTGCCCCAGCTGACTCAGATTACATTACTGAAATGTCACAATTGCTAAGCATTAACAAGTGATAAGAACACTTTTACCACCAACTAGACAAGTAGTAATTATGCCAtatcctttccctctcccctttaTTGTAGCTGTAACAGACTCTCCAAATCCTTCCTCTGTTTAAATAAGACCTAAAAATACGTCACAAGGCGATATAGCAAAGTGACAGAAAACATAGGAGACAAGTCCACAGATACTATGTTTTATTAAAGGTTTTTCTTAATGACAGATAGGACATTACAAAGCTTTGCGTTAACATGCACAAGAAGCTGTGGCAAAAAACCCCGTATTGCTGAAGCTTGATGTTTTCAAGCGGAAATTTTCAAAGGTTAGGTGCCCCAATCTCAAAGAAAGCCTTTTGCCACATTAGCTGGAAAAACCCTTTTTCAGAGCAACAGCAAATGATGTTTGGCTTTGTGGCAGCTCAAAAGAGTCCAGCTGATGCAATGGTGTAAGTTACGGATGCATCCTGGCATTGCGGACCTTGGGACAAAAAATCAAAGGGCCTTTGGTATGCAGGGGTGGATGGAAGGATGTCTGTTAAAGAGACTGCTCCTTgccctctttctcctcctgttgTAACTCCCTGTGTGTCTCTTGCAGATGGGTTGGCCGCTTTCCGTGCTTTCCTGAAGACAGAGTTCAGTGAGGAAAACCTGGAGTTCTGGCTCGCCTGCGAGGACTTCAAGAAGACCCGCTCGGCAGCCAAGCTGGCCTCCAAGGCTCAGCGGATCTTCGAGGAGTTCATCGATGTGCAGGCTCCTCGAGAGGTGGGTATGCCAGCaccccaggcaggcagagcatccctgtggggcagggagcaggtccGTCTCCCCTAGCTGGGACCTGCGGGgtgccaggggctggggagctCGCTCTCCCCTCCCAGAGATGATGATGAGGAGTGGATAAGGAGGATGGGAATACCATCCTGTCTGTTACAGCTGCGTCTGCTCATGGTGACTCATCCCCTGCTGAGGGCAACTACTTCGATGGTACTGGATTAGTCACAGCCAGTGAGTTCAGTGGCAACTGCAACCTACGTTTCCTAACCTCCATCAGCTTCCTAGGAGTAATTCACCTTGCTCCTCTCATTTACTATTAATCTCCGAGCAGGCTATTGGGCTCATTTCTCGCAGGACATTTTGCATAGAAGCATCCCACGAATGACTAACTTGTTGACTTTGCAGGGAGGCATGTTTATCTGCTGACTAACTCCCAACTCAATTAGACCTCCTAAAAGATGCGAGCAATAGCTCAGAGCTGAACAAAAAGTGCAGTCACAACCCAAAGCCTGGATTTATTAAGTCCTCTTTCAAGTACTGACAGGTTGATGCAACTGTCAGATCCTGCGTTGTGACGTTGGGTTGCGTTATTGTGTTCATAATGCCATCAGGAGGGTGCTTACTTGCACCTGCTCTCCCATGGTGGTCCTCCTGCTAGATTGCACGGGTGCTTGTCACAATACAGGTGCCTGCGAGGGGATCCCTCTAAAAGGGCTCTCTTTACTCCATCTTTGAACTAGGAAGGCTATTGCAAGGCCACTGAGAAGCACCCAGATTTACACCAAGGGCTGTGGACATCTCAGGGCACGCTTCAATCTGCGTCACCCCCAGTGAGCATCTTCCTGCTGTTATTCGTGAAGCTGGGTGGGATTTTTAAGGACTGCAGGGCTGAATCTGGGTTAGAAATGTGAGTGCAGGTTGGATGGGGTCTTTCCTAAAATTTGGTCCTGTTGTCGTAATTTTGGCATACTAGAATGTGAAATGACCCCTAAGTGACACAGGGAGCCAATCTATATTGCTGTCATCTGAGTTAAGGTAGACAGCTTTACTTTCTAGACTCCTTTAAGTTTGGACACTGGGTTAGTAACAACAAATAACATCTTTTCAGCCAGGTTTTAAACAGTAACCCTAACAAATGCTGACTGCTTTgctagggaaagaaaacaggaaaactcACCTTGTTGGCTTTGCAAACAAATGGCAGTCATAACATCAGagtggtttattttttcaagtcCCTGCTTGAGATACTGTAACACGAAGCTGTTATGggaaaaatcaaacaatttattttataacaacaaagtttaaaaacatttaataagaGCATACTAATAGTTTAAACCCATCTAAAAGTTCATTCACCCTCATATCAGGCATGTAGTGCAGAATAAAGGCACTAGAGAAATCTTGGTAGACAGGAGAGAGGTTAGGCCGAGTCAGCAATTTTAGAAAATGTGCTACATAAACCTGTGCTTAAGAGCCTGAATAAAAGCCATTTGATTTCAGAAGTGCTCAGATCACTATAAATCTAGTTCAACTTTTCCAAATTTGGGGCAGGATTTTTAACACTGGATCGCTAAACCCCGCAGAGTTTGGGGGGCTGTTTAGGCATGGATGAGGGTAGGACCttggttctgctgctgcttttacagcCATGGCTGAGACGAAATGTGCCATTTGAAGCAGGCAAACTGGTCACTCAGTACCAAACTCTCTTCTGCTACTTTTCCCAGGTGAACATAGACTTCCAGACACGGGAGCTGACAAGAAGAAATATGCAGGAGCCCTCCCTCTCTTGCTTTGACCAAGCTCAGGGGAAGGTGCACAGCCTGATGGAGAAAGACTCTTACCCCAGGTTCCTGAGATCCAAAATTTACACAGACCTGCTGTCTCAAACCCAGAGGAGGCTAAGCTAGAGCAGCGATGGGGCCCTCAGAAACCACGTGCTTCCCACAACAGCCAAAACCCATGTCTAAATGTGAAACTTTCTTGGTGTTAAAAGCAGTGGGAAtgagaaaagagggagaagaggaagaggaggcttcCAGAGCATGATCCAGATGTGGTATTAGGACTCTCTGAgtttctgcacttttttttgGTTAGCGGTAGCATCTTGCAGTTGTTGCCTCTCTCTAGCACAAACCCATAATCCTCTCTAGTCATGGGGTCGCCTGTTGGGAAAGCAGGTTTCCTTTAAAACTACTACTTTGGTTTGTGTGTAAATAACACCACTGCACCTTTCCATCCTTCCAGACGTGTCCCTGGCTCTCACCTCTCCCCTGTGTTTGGAAGGACCCTAAGGGCAGTTCCGAAACTTGTGAAGCCAAGTCTGGTCCAAAGCATTGTCTCCCACACTGGCTGCTGGGGTCCAGATCCAGAGACTGAGGGGAGGTAGAGAGGGCAAAGACACATGATTCATGCTGCTTCCTGGCATGGAAACCATACCAGCAAACTCAGCTCACCTTTCCATTTTGGTTCCACACCTTATGACACCAGCTGCTACCCCGTCACAACCCCTTATCTTTCAGGGATGGAGACTAAGAGTTATTTTCTGTATGACAGTCAAGGAGCTGAGTTTTTCTCATGAGGAAGGTAATCCCAAAAGCTCTCACTAGACCTGGTCAGGCGAGTCTTCTAGTGAGAAGGAttgtttttcattaacattATTTACTTGTACTGTAGTTCAGCCTCAAGACCCCAGTTGTTGTTCAGGCTTCATTGTACTAGGCACCGTACCAAAACCTAACACAAAGAGACTCCTGGCCGCCAGAGACATTAACAGGCTTGGTGGCTTCTCGGGAGCAACCTGCCAGCTGTCGGGAAAGAGTCAAGAGAAGGAATGTCCCATCTGCCCCATGCTGAGATCTAAGAAGAGCACAAGACCTGTCTGCTATGGCAGATAGCATTTTTCATGTAGTACCTGACCAGCGCATGGCAGGGAGAGGTAACATGAAAAATCacaattatatttttgttatttactgATTATTGACTGTTGTTACCTACCGATGTTCCACTGTGGGTTCAATGCCATGTGAAGAACTACTAAAGACACGGACCCTCTTGCATGGTGCTTGCTTAAAAACAGGACACAGGGAAGCATGCAGTGAGCAGAATGAGCATCCAGGTGTGAAGTGGTGTGAAGGGTACTTTGGCCCTGTTCCCATAGCCTGGATAgccagctgcaggagaagaCTCTGTGCAGATGGCAGTTGTGTAGCACCTCCTCTGTGCTGTGCAGTAATACTTACCATCTGAAGGCCCCATTTCTATGGCATTGCTGTTTCAGCTTATCGGCTGTCAGATTCTTGCAATATTTTCTAATGGAGAAGCAGACAGCCTGTCTGTGGATTTGAGCCTACAGATCAGAGGTCtattttcttagttttatgAAGGCCTGGAAAGTGACCCCATggatcttttccttctctgaatcACCCACGGATCAGAGGCTGTAAACTTCTGCTCTAGTTGAGAGTGGTGGGTAGGTCTGATACATCAGAAAGCTGGTGATGAAGGTTTAGTGTAATATGGTGTAAACTAGGTAAACTGAATTCTACAGCTAAGTATAACGTGTTTGGAATGAGATACAAAAACCTGCTTGGATATTAAAAGTTACTATCCATGCATTAGGTAGGAAGCAggttttgaggctttttttaaGGATGCTGCACAGGGCATTAGAACAAATAGGTTTAGGATCAAGATAGGGATGGTAagcatgtttgttttattttggaggtGTGTTCCTGTGGTCTCTAAGACACTAAAGTCTAAATACGGTGCAAGTGCAAAATTTATGTTCAGTAGGGAAACCTGCTTTTCAGTACCTGGTTGGTCAGCTCTAAAATTCTCTAGTTGTTTTGTAGGAAAAGATCAGTGAAAGATGGGCACTGAAAAGTGCCCCAGATTAATCCAAGGGGTCTACATCATGCAGTGGCTCAACCAGCTGTGAGTTTAGCTGTTCATGAGCCCACAGCTTTACGGCAAACAAGGTACCTGGCAAAGAAGATCTAGTAGGACAGGTCTCTGGGGAAACTTGTGCAACGTTCTGGAAGGAGTCAAAGACAGAAGCAAAGGATATAGATTCATGCATCTAGTGGCTGCCCCTCATGGTATCTGGGCTATAGGAAGTGGAACAGAGTCACATCACCTATACAGCCCCCTCCTGCTATAggtgaaagggaaggaggagggcaaATCACCCCACATTGCAGTGAAACACTTTCAATCCTTGACCTGCAAGGGAGGATGCAAAGCCACTGACTGTGAGGAGGGGCTGGAATAACTCTCCTTTCCAAGAAACACTATGTCTACTACAACTGCATAACACAGGATGGACTGGGATCTCTCAGGGGCACGCGTTGCTTTGGCCGAAATAGTTCCCCTTGAGATGGCCTGTGGTGCCAGTTGTACCCAGTGTCACTGCGACCGCAAAATGGCACAGCGACCGGTGATCCAACCACTGCAACGCGGCAGCTCAGCTTCCCAGTGCTGCGTTGCCAAACAAGCCGTGTTGCAAGGGATGACGGGAGGCCACCTCATCTGgccctgccttcctcctttttcagCCTCCTTTTGACTGCACATACAAAAAGcatcccagtgctgccctggaTGTAAGAGACAGCAGTCTTAGGCAGTCATTGCTTtcaaagagaaggcagaaagcCACGGTAGCTGCCTTGTGGTATTTCTCTTAAAGCCACTGATAAACCTTCTGAGTGGACTTGGATGATGCTGACCTCTAGTGCCAGCTGATACATCCCAGACAAGGGTTTTTCAGCCAAGTGCCCTGCAGCCACCCATGGCAGTGAGGGTCACAGAGACAACCAGGCGATGGGGGAAACAGCAGAACCAAGATGTTTTTGTCGAGGAATGAGGAACAGATACTCAGAAGTGTGGACAATTCCCAAGCTTCCCTGATGACTACAAAGGCTGGTCCCGTTCGGAGTGTGACTCCAGAAAACCCAGTATGTAACATCTGTCAGCAAGCTCCTCCAGCGTTGGTGCTGTCATCCTTTCAGTTTGTGTCAGAACTCATGGAAAAACTTCAAAGTAGCCAACACCCTGTAACAACCAagctcccctctctcctctatTGACCTGGGGAATTGCTTTGAGTGGGTGCTTTCAGAACTGCCGTTGCTGCAGTGGTGACAGGGACTGTATTCACATGCCGGCTGATGTAGGAGAAGTGTTTTGCCAATTAAATTGGTGCCAGATAATATCCTCCATGGGAAACATCCTAGAGCATAGAGTGGAGCACAAGTATTGTCTGAGGCATATAAGTCTATCacagttatttttgttgctgctcTTACAGTTTGTCTCTCCTGAAGGGAAGCAGACTAgttatttaaagttatttaaaaaaaaaaaacaaaccaaaaccaagaaattGGCACCAGCTGCTTCTTTTATGCCAAATGTCAGTCTGAAGTGAATTAAAATAGGCAGCTTATAGCTCTTCCCCTTAAACCATGGGCTGATTAAGGAAATAACGATGGAACCAAAGCTTCGGAAAGCACTGAGTGATGACTAATCCCTATCAAGGACAAATATCCTATCTTTGATTCATCTCTTACTGATGTGAAAGGGTTATTCATAACTTATAACCCCGTTTCCCCTCTCCACAAGCACACACCTCCAaaattttcctcctgtttccagTGATGTCAGAGTGTGCCACCACatgaagagagggaaaaaaaaaattgtttccctCAGctccttttattctgtttttgcTGGCCTGTATCCAGTCAGCTCCCAAGTCCTTTgacagcaaaagggaaaaagagttTACAGAttgcctttcccttttctatAAGCTTCAGGTGTTGTTAACTCCAGAAGCAGATGCAGAACCCcaatctgctttttctttctcctgctttggCCCATCAGCCAGCTTTGGGATGATTTCCATCACTTTTACCGGACTTGTTAATGTACTGATGGGTCCCTGCCCTCCACGCTGGGAAGGTGTGAAGGGCAAAGTCCTGCTAGGCTAAGCAGGGGAGGGAAataggtgtgtgtgtgtgtctgtgggaGTGGATGGGTGGGAGTGCATGTGACTTCACGTGTATGTTATTTAGTGTCTCCTACTAGAGAAGCTTTTCTGAGACATAGATGTGCATGTTAAAATAGGAGAATTAGGCATAAATGacataaaatgagatttttagcCAGTGTTGTGTTTGCCTCGTGTGTAAGTTTGACTAGTAATAAGAGACGTAAAACTCTGCTCGGCTTCCAGTTACCCATAAGAGCACATGTATCAAACTGAACTGAATGTTCACTGAtagacacaaaaccaaaatgtttacAGCATTCAGAGCAATAGCAAAGCATACCTCATGCCAGTCCTGGAGTGCCTCTCACCTGTCAGTGCaagctctcccctccctgggggCCTCTTGCTTCTCCCTCCAAACCCCTCTCTCCTTCTCAGTCCTGTCCTTGTggtcttccctcttcttcctctttacGGTTTCCCCCCTGAAGCACTTCTGTCCATGCCAACCTTCCTCTCCACCAGCACTGTTTGTCCCCATATACCTGAGCCTGGGTCTCACATAACCTCCTCCCATGCCCTCCTGTTTGCACACCCTCCATCCCCTTATAtccctcctctcttctttgCCTTTTGCTTCCCCAGACCCTTGTTTCTGGTCTTGCCATCTCTCTCCTACATACCTCCTACTGTCACTATAAAGCTCCTAGTAGCTATTCCTTGCCTGTTATATATGAAGAAAACGCTTCACATCATTTCTGCATTATCTTTCTTTCCTGCGGCTGCTGCAGTTGTCTTCTTCCTTGGTACTGTGTTTTCTCCAGCGTCAAAGCATTATATCACAAAACTGGAATTAAAGCACATTTTGCTGCTAGATCAGAATGCTTTTCTCTTCCACGCACCCCTTGGGCTTTGCAGAGGCTCTTCTTGTCCCCAGTGTCATGTCGTCTTCTTCCATCCACGCTCCACGTGCTGTGCTTGTGGCAGGGGCTGGCTAGTTGAGAgggcagctgtgctgcacagagGCAGCGGCTGCTTCAGCAGGATCACAGCTGTGCTTCCTCTTGGCtttctgatataaaaaaaaagagtgtaaaTAAAGGTGTGTGTGTTGTATTTGCTTAGTAAAGTCAGTCGTTCTGCTCTGTGCTTCCTCTTGGTTTTACTGGAGGGATGTATCTCTAATTGGAGACTGCAGTAAACTTAACCAGAGTTCAGGGAACTGAGGGCATGGGAGGGAGGTGGCAAAAGGGGATGAGCTTATTACCAAAAAACCCAATGTTTCTGGCAAAAAggcacagaagaaaaggcagtgCCTGCTTCTGGAGGGACCTGGTGTGAGGTATGGGGACCAGCCACAGCGTGAATCGCTTGTCTCCAGTAGCCCCACAACTCCCAGTTTGCATCATGTGCTGCATGCCCCGGGCTGGATCTAAAACATGACAGATGAGGAGCTGCTCGGCTTTGCATTTATAGTGTAGATAACAGCGTTATCCTAAGAGAAATGTCTTCCCGTTGCTCTATCAGTGCCCGCAGTCACCAGTTAAGAAGCAATGAGGGGGAGGAGGCATCTTGTGTTGTGTTTACTTATGCAGTCCTCTGCGGGATTACTGGTAATGAAGAGAGCAGGGTACAAGTACTCCCTGGGGTAGATCCCCCTTCCCTAAAAACTATGACTGAAGTATCTTATCCTCCTATaacctctctccccccctcctttaCAAGCAACCCAAATCAGACACGCAgagttcagatttttctttaagctcTCTGGCACCTCCATCTTCAGTGGGTTGGCAGTGTCCCACTGGCAGGAAGGGGCCTTGAGCATCTGACTCCAAACCCAAGCACTGAATAAGGCTGTCTTAAATAATAAAGATGACTTGTTCCTTGGGAAACATGCTTGTGGGTGGCTCCGGAGAGATTTAGGAGGGCATTAAAGTAGGGAGTAAACTCAGAAGTGAGCCACCAGGTAGCTTGGTAGAAAGACCAGCTCTTTTAAGACCTTCCCTAtgccatgtttttattttaattaggtCCTGATGCTGTAACTGCCTCCACAGTgtctgggtgctgctggtgtTGGTAGATAACAGCAGGAGCTGTTTGGGCAGGACACGTGGGTTGTTCAGTCTGATTCCTTCCCGTT encodes:
- the RGS8 gene encoding regulator of G-protein signaling 8 isoform X2; its protein translation is MHQESADTVPQGPNQPCPSSTKSHVATTLLPAARQSLFDHAVGTDPPAERTGQRQNRGMRTRLGCLSHKSDSYNDFTAILPDKPNRALKRLSTEEATRWADSFDVLLSHKYGLAAFRAFLKTEFSEENLEFWLACEDFKKTRSAAKLASKAQRIFEEFIDVQAPREVNIDFQTRELTRRNMQEPSLSCFDQAQGKVHSLMEKDSYPRFLRSKIYTDLLSQTQRRLS
- the RGS8 gene encoding regulator of G-protein signaling 8 isoform X4; this encodes MAALLIPWRNRGMRTRLGCLSHKSDSYNDFTAILPDKPNRALKRLSTEEATRWADSFDVLLSHKYGLAAFRAFLKTEFSEENLEFWLACEDFKKTRSAAKLASKAQRIFEEFIDVQAPREVNIDFQTRELTRRNMQEPSLSCFDQAQGKVHSLMEKDSYPRFLRSKIYTDLLSQTQRRLS
- the RGS8 gene encoding regulator of G-protein signaling 8 isoform X3, translated to MQFYLVVGWQKLGPSETGGGVWSRRSFWSLFDHAVGTDPPAERTGQRQNRGMRTRLGCLSHKSDSYNDFTAILPDKPNRALKRLSTEEATRWADSFDVLLSHKYGLAAFRAFLKTEFSEENLEFWLACEDFKKTRSAAKLASKAQRIFEEFIDVQAPREVNIDFQTRELTRRNMQEPSLSCFDQAQGKVHSLMEKDSYPRFLRSKIYTDLLSQTQRRLS